Proteins from one Sarcophilus harrisii chromosome 2, mSarHar1.11, whole genome shotgun sequence genomic window:
- the APRT gene encoding adenine phosphoribosyltransferase: protein MAESQLQLVARRVRSFPDFPKPGILFRDISPLLKDPDAFKASIELLADHLRESHETKIDYIAGLDARGFLFGPPLAQKLGIGFVPIRKRGKLPGPTVSTSYSLEYGQAELEVQEDAIEPGQKVVIVDDLLATGGTMSAACKLLQSLKADVLEGLTLLELTSLKGREKLAPMPFFSLLQYN, encoded by the exons ATGGCCGAGTCTCAGTTGCAGCTCGTGGCCCGGCGGGTCCGGAGCTTCCCCGACTTCCCCAAGCCCGGCATCCTATTCCG GGACATCAGCCCCCTGCTGAAGGACCCCGACGCCTTCAAGGCTTCCATCGAGCTCCTGGCCGACCACCTGAGAGAAAGCCACGAGACAAAGATTGATTACATCGCGG gTTTGGATGCTCGGGGTTTCCTGTTCGGTCCCCCTCTGGCCCAGAAGCTTGGAATTGGGTTTGTGCCCATTCGAAAGCGGGGGAAGCTTCCAGGGCCCACGGTATCCACCAGTTACTCTCTGGAATACGGCCAG GCAGAATTGGAGGTCCAGGAAGATGCCATTGAGCCCGGCCAGAAGGTGGTGATTGTGGACGACCTGCTTGCCACCGGAG GTACCATGAGTGCAGCCTGCAAGCTGCTGCAGAGTCTCAAGGCTGACGTGCTAGAGGGCCTTACCCTGTTGGAGCTGACATCCCTCAAGGGCAGAGAGAAGCTGGCGCCCATGCCCTTCTTCTCCCTGCTGCAGTACAACTGA